The genomic stretch ATGATGATCCAATTTTTAAAGATTATCGTACTGAATCTTTTATGAAAGCAGTACTTGAATGCTCTAATAAATATAAGCCTGAAATTTTACTATACGGTGCAACTTCAAAAGGAAAAGACTTGGCAAGCGCTGTAGCTACTGATTTACCTACTGGCTTAACGGCGGATACGACTGTATTAGATGTTGAAGAAGATACTGGGCTTTTGCTAGCTAGTCGACCAGCTTTTGGTGGAAATATTATGGCAACGATTCTTTGTAAGAAATATAGACCACAAATGGCTACAGTTCGTCCAAAGGTTATGAAAGCGCTCACCCCTACTCCTGGTGCTGAAGGGGTTGTAATTGAAGAGGAAATTGATTTAAAAGAAGAAGATATTCGTACAAAAGTATTAGAAATTGTACGTGCAACAACTAAAAAGGTTCGAATTGATGAAGCGGATATTATCGTGGCAGGCGGTAAAGGGCTGGGAAGTAAGGAAGGTTTTCAGCTAATCAATCTATTTGCTGAATCAATTGGCGCAGCTGTTGGAGCTAGTCGTGATGTTGTAGAAGCCGGCTGGGTTGAACATCATCATCAAGTCGGTCAGACGGGTGTGACCGTTACACCTAAAATTTATTTTGCTATAGGGATATCTGGCGCAATTCAACATATTGTTGGAATGCAAAATTCAGGCCTTATTATTGCGATAAATAAGGATCCGAATGCGGCAATTTTTCAATCTTGTCATTACGGCATCGTAGGAGACGCATTTGAAATTGTACCAATGCTAATTAACCAATTCCAAGAAAGTTTATCTTTAAAGGAGGAAAATCACGATCATGCCGGAAAAATTTGATGTAATTGTCGTTGGAGCAGGCCCAGCAGGTATATCATGTGCATACGAGCTCGCCAAAAAAGGTGTTAGTGTTGTCCTTATTGAAAGAGGGGAATATCCCGGTTCAAAAAATGTTATGGGTGGCGTCTTATATCGAAAAATGATGGAGGACGTTATACCTGAGTTTTGGAAGGATGCTCCAATTGAACGTGTTATCGTTGAACAACGGGTTATGATGCTCGATAAACAATCAGCTACAACATTTGGGTATAAAGGGCTTGAGTTTGCTGAAGAACCTTTCAATAATTTTACTGTTCTTCGCTCAAAGTTTGATCAATGGTTCGCTCAAAAAGCA from Arthrobacter citreus encodes the following:
- a CDS encoding electron transfer flavoprotein subunit alpha/FixB family protein; the protein is MDFSEYKGIWVFIEENEKVIAPVSLELLGAGKELAEKRGCELAGLLIGENVKSLAPTLFEYGADIVYVYDDPIFKDYRTESFMKAVLECSNKYKPEILLYGATSKGKDLASAVATDLPTGLTADTTVLDVEEDTGLLLASRPAFGGNIMATILCKKYRPQMATVRPKVMKALTPTPGAEGVVIEEEIDLKEEDIRTKVLEIVRATTKKVRIDEADIIVAGGKGLGSKEGFQLINLFAESIGAAVGASRDVVEAGWVEHHHQVGQTGVTVTPKIYFAIGISGAIQHIVGMQNSGLIIAINKDPNAAIFQSCHYGIVGDAFEIVPMLINQFQESLSLKEENHDHAGKI